In one Desulfoferula mesophila genomic region, the following are encoded:
- a CDS encoding MerR family transcriptional regulator: MDTAAGPDKGLMSLKEVVERTGIPAATIRYYDQQFEEYLGITRGAGRRRLFSQGSLDRLGEVRRLLKDEGLSLRQARKLLSGDGAGPTNAPEQESLQSEVAALRRQVQSLEEQVNRLKEIQGRTLALVDGLTKR; this comes from the coding sequence ATGGACACAGCGGCGGGTCCGGACAAGGGGCTGATGAGCCTCAAGGAGGTGGTGGAGCGCACGGGCATACCGGCGGCCACCATCCGCTATTATGACCAGCAGTTCGAGGAGTACCTGGGCATCACCCGGGGGGCGGGCCGCCGCAGGCTGTTCAGCCAAGGCTCCCTGGATCGGCTGGGCGAGGTACGCCGCCTGCTCAAGGACGAGGGCCTGAGCCTGCGCCAGGCCCGCAAGCTCCTGTCCGGCGACGGGGCGGGCCCCACAAATGCCCCGGAGCAGGAAAGCTTGCAAAGCGAGGTGGCCGCCCTGCGCCGCCAGGTGCAGAGCCTGGAAGAGCAGGTGAACCGCCTCAAGGAGATTCAGGGCCGCACCCTGGCCCTGGTGGACGGCCTAACCAAGCGCTAA
- a CDS encoding DNA internalization-related competence protein ComEC/Rec2 yields the protein MSRLHPLILPAIALVGGVLLAAALGPWPAWPPLAGAGLLLALTLERGLRGKGLSPYLLALACLLAGAGLLPLERAASLPPDHLLRLADGKTHQIEAVALSPAQPGGRGARLLAEARAVDGRAVSGLLRLSLAPELAPPPAGRRFALRVSLRPVTSLANPGGFDYAKFMADQGIWVQAYGGRNSGLRVLGAGDLPWPRARLLAARQRLAGQIGSLPFSQGRELLRALVLGQRGGLSAPLREAFGATGTAHLLAISGLHVGLVWGLAYALLRWLLAAWPGLALRWPVLKLAAALALLPAGAYAALAGGSTPTLRALVMIACLVAALWAARPYRPAGGLALAALVIGLLWPESPLTLSFQMSFVAVAAILLAAAPLARWLRGLAPGPRLAGALLGWLGLSGVVGLAVWPLAVQGFHQLPLYSLPANALLIPLVAMLTLPLALLAAGVGLLWSAGGQALFALAAWPAQGAVFLVQWLAGLPGAVRYLAGPGPWAVALLYAGALAALALPRRWAWGLGAGLGAAGLALWLGFSGPPLADGRLRAWVLDVGQGSATVARLPGGQVLVIDGGGWGGSDFDFGRQVIAPFLWGRGFNRVAVVACSHPDADHAGGLPFVARWFAPRQVWINGETAGGWYGRLLAIAREQGIPVLGPREIAALKELGGAELRLLWPPPGRDLAALSENDRSLWLGLGLERAWLWLPGDGGPQVERAVAPLLPEGGFQVLLGPHHGAKNSLTPALLERMQPQAVVFSSGCWGRWPSPNRRALGQALGAGAKVYGTNWQGCLELDSGGGAWSIRPTLDPPRECLAPRPGKSEPASPGGEAGPKPSNSGG from the coding sequence ATGAGCCGCTTGCATCCCTTGATCCTGCCCGCGATAGCCCTGGTGGGGGGCGTTCTCCTGGCCGCCGCCCTGGGTCCCTGGCCGGCCTGGCCTCCGTTGGCCGGGGCCGGGCTGTTGCTGGCCCTGACCCTGGAGCGGGGCCTGCGCGGCAAGGGACTCAGCCCCTACCTCCTGGCCCTGGCCTGCCTCTTGGCCGGGGCCGGCCTGCTGCCTCTGGAGCGTGCCGCTTCCCTGCCCCCGGACCACCTCCTGCGCCTGGCCGACGGCAAGACCCACCAGATCGAAGCCGTGGCCCTGTCCCCGGCCCAGCCCGGCGGCCGGGGCGCGCGCCTGCTGGCCGAGGCCCGCGCGGTGGACGGCCGGGCGGTGAGCGGCCTGCTGCGCCTGTCGCTGGCCCCGGAACTGGCCCCGCCCCCGGCGGGGCGGCGCTTCGCCCTGCGGGTCAGCCTGCGCCCGGTGACCAGCCTGGCCAACCCCGGCGGCTTTGACTACGCCAAGTTCATGGCCGACCAGGGAATATGGGTGCAGGCCTATGGGGGCCGCAACAGCGGCCTGCGGGTGTTGGGGGCCGGGGACCTGCCCTGGCCCCGCGCCCGGCTGCTGGCCGCCCGTCAGCGCCTGGCCGGGCAGATCGGCTCGCTGCCCTTTTCCCAGGGCCGGGAGCTCTTGCGGGCCCTGGTGCTGGGCCAGCGGGGCGGCCTGAGCGCCCCCCTGCGCGAGGCCTTCGGAGCCACGGGCACGGCCCACCTGCTGGCCATCAGCGGCCTGCACGTGGGCCTGGTGTGGGGCCTGGCCTACGCCCTGTTGCGCTGGCTCCTGGCCGCCTGGCCCGGCCTGGCCCTGCGCTGGCCGGTGCTCAAGCTGGCCGCCGCCCTGGCCCTGCTGCCCGCCGGGGCCTACGCCGCCCTGGCCGGAGGCTCCACCCCCACCCTGCGGGCCCTGGTGATGATCGCCTGCCTGGTGGCCGCCTTGTGGGCCGCGCGGCCCTATCGCCCCGCCGGGGGCCTGGCCCTGGCCGCCCTGGTCATCGGCCTGTTGTGGCCCGAATCCCCCCTGACCCTCAGCTTCCAGATGTCCTTCGTGGCCGTGGCCGCCATCCTCCTGGCCGCCGCGCCCCTGGCCCGCTGGCTGCGGGGCCTGGCTCCCGGCCCCCGCCTGGCCGGGGCGCTCTTGGGCTGGCTGGGGCTCAGCGGGGTGGTGGGCCTGGCGGTGTGGCCCTTGGCGGTGCAGGGCTTCCACCAGCTCCCGCTGTACTCGCTGCCCGCCAACGCCCTGCTCATCCCCCTGGTGGCCATGCTCACCTTGCCCCTGGCCCTGCTGGCCGCCGGAGTGGGCCTGCTCTGGAGCGCCGGCGGCCAGGCCCTGTTCGCCCTGGCCGCCTGGCCAGCCCAGGGAGCGGTGTTCCTGGTGCAGTGGCTGGCCGGGCTGCCCGGCGCGGTGCGCTATTTGGCCGGTCCGGGCCCCTGGGCCGTGGCCCTGCTCTACGCCGGGGCCCTGGCCGCCCTGGCCCTGCCCCGGCGCTGGGCCTGGGGCCTGGGGGCCGGGCTGGGGGCGGCTGGCCTGGCGCTGTGGCTGGGATTCTCCGGCCCGCCGCTGGCCGACGGCCGCCTCCGGGCCTGGGTCTTGGACGTGGGCCAGGGCTCTGCCACGGTGGCGCGCCTGCCGGGGGGCCAGGTGCTGGTCATCGACGGCGGCGGCTGGGGGGGCAGCGACTTCGATTTCGGCCGCCAGGTCATCGCCCCCTTCCTGTGGGGCAGAGGCTTCAACCGGGTGGCGGTGGTGGCCTGCTCCCATCCCGACGCGGACCACGCCGGAGGCCTGCCCTTTGTGGCCCGCTGGTTCGCTCCCCGCCAGGTGTGGATCAACGGCGAGACGGCGGGGGGCTGGTACGGCCGCCTGCTGGCCATCGCCCGGGAGCAGGGCATCCCCGTGCTGGGGCCCCGGGAGATCGCCGCCCTGAAGGAGCTGGGAGGGGCTGAGCTGCGTCTGCTCTGGCCGCCGCCAGGGAGGGACTTGGCCGCCCTCAGCGAAAACGATCGCTCCCTGTGGTTGGGGCTGGGCCTGGAGCGGGCCTGGCTGTGGCTGCCCGGCGACGGCGGGCCCCAGGTGGAACGGGCGGTCGCCCCCCTGCTGCCCGAAGGCGGTTTCCAGGTGCTCTTGGGCCCCCACCACGGGGCAAAGAACTCCCTGACCCCCGCCCTGCTGGAGCGCATGCAACCCCAGGCGGTGGTGTTTTCCTCGGGCTGCTGGGGCCGCTGGCCCTCGCCCAACCGCCGGGCCCTGGGCCAGGCGCTGGGGGCCGGGGCCAAGGTCTATGGCACCAACTGGCAAGGCTGCCTGGAGTTGGACAGCGGCGGAGGGGCCTGGAGCATCCGCCCCACCCTGGACCCGCCCCGCGAGTGCCTGGCCCCCCGGCCCGGAAAAAGCGAACCCGCCTCGCCAGGCGGCGAAGCGGGCCCCAAACCATCGAACAGCGGCGGTTAG